One genomic region from Leptolyngbyaceae cyanobacterium JSC-12 encodes:
- a CDS encoding hypothetical protein (IMG reference gene:2510095453~PFAM: Glutathione-dependent formaldehyde-activating enzyme) — protein MAEPYSTQTMQPYEGGCHCGAVRFRVQADPQQDEISDCNCSICRKKGFLHLIVPVERFTLLKGEEALTLYTFNTGVAKHLFCKVCGIHAFYRPRSHPDAINVNLRCLDEDIRSQFRIVPFDGVNWEQNVHLIQS, from the coding sequence ATGGCGGAGCCTTATTCAACACAAACAATGCAACCTTACGAGGGTGGCTGTCATTGCGGGGCAGTGCGGTTTCGAGTGCAGGCAGATCCGCAGCAAGATGAAATTTCAGATTGTAATTGCTCCATTTGTCGCAAGAAGGGCTTCTTGCATTTGATTGTGCCTGTAGAACGGTTCACCTTGTTAAAAGGCGAAGAAGCGTTGACTCTATACACATTTAATACGGGCGTAGCAAAACACCTGTTTTGTAAAGTCTGTGGTATCCATGCGTTTTATCGTCCGCGATCGCACCCTGACGCGATCAATGTAAATCTACGCTGCCTAGATGAAGATATCCGCTCCCAATTTCGGATCGTACCCTTTGACGGGGTGAACTGGGAGCAGAACGTGCATCTGATCCAGTCGTAA
- a CDS encoding chemotaxis protein histidine kinase-like protein (IMG reference gene:2510095454~PFAM: Hpt domain) has translation MGFFIEEAKEHLDTIEQGLLDLQSTMSDAEQLNELFRAAHSVKGGAAMLGFDSIQRVAHHLEDYFKILKENPIKPDRQLEDLFLKGFDTLKELVEAIQSPYGFQESQGQQMVQEAQPIFSELQTYLNQLLKSGTAPVVKTNPDAAALVNAALKKMLQLFKQGDSPTSRQQLGTLCNRMGQLSTSSEWRGLLRIAQAALSNSQNSYSTLAPILIKELKQAGDYLVAGRISQIMPSQTLQKLAGTVPPVPPSAPAPIASPNAPKPSVAAESSTLTARTQQLVVPLEPRAAARVLLEAFNKEQLIELAEFLMKAIQ, from the coding sequence ATGGGATTTTTCATCGAGGAAGCAAAAGAGCACCTCGATACCATCGAGCAAGGATTGTTGGATTTACAATCCACCATGTCAGATGCCGAGCAACTAAATGAGTTATTTCGGGCTGCTCACTCGGTAAAAGGGGGAGCCGCAATGCTGGGATTCGATAGCATCCAGCGAGTCGCCCACCATTTAGAAGACTATTTCAAAATCCTAAAAGAAAATCCAATTAAACCAGATCGGCAACTCGAAGACTTATTTCTCAAAGGTTTCGATACTCTCAAAGAGTTGGTTGAAGCCATTCAATCTCCCTATGGGTTTCAAGAATCGCAAGGTCAGCAAATGGTTCAGGAAGCCCAACCCATCTTCTCTGAACTGCAAACCTATCTGAATCAACTGCTGAAGAGTGGGACAGCACCAGTTGTCAAAACGAACCCAGATGCTGCAGCGCTGGTGAATGCTGCGCTTAAAAAGATGTTGCAGCTCTTTAAGCAAGGCGATTCTCCTACTAGCCGTCAGCAACTGGGAACGCTCTGCAACCGCATGGGGCAATTAAGCACCAGTTCGGAATGGCGAGGTCTTTTGCGCATTGCCCAGGCTGCTCTCTCCAATTCCCAGAATTCCTACTCAACCCTTGCTCCCATTCTGATTAAGGAACTTAAGCAAGCGGGTGATTACCTGGTTGCAGGCAGAATCAGTCAAATTATGCCAAGCCAAACTCTGCAAAAACTGGCAGGAACTGTTCCCCCTGTGCCCCCATCTGCTCCTGCGCCTATTGCATCTCCCAACGCTCCCAAACCTTCTGTTGCCGCAGAATCATCTACTCTAACAGCTCGAACTCAGCAATTGGTTGTCCCACTTGAACCTCGCGCTGCCGCCAGAGTTTTGTTGGAGGCGTTCAACAAGGAGCAACTGATTGAACTGGCTGAGTTTTTGATGAAAGCGATTCAGTAA
- a CDS encoding photosystem I iron-sulfur protein PsaC (IMG reference gene:2510095455~TIGRFAM: photosystem I iron-sulfur protein PsaC) — MSHTVKIYDTCIGCTQCVRACPTDVLEMVPWDGCKAGQIASSPRTEDCVGCKRCETACPTDFLSIRVYLGAETTRSMGLAY, encoded by the coding sequence ATGTCTCATACTGTCAAAATCTATGACACCTGCATTGGATGTACCCAATGCGTTCGAGCTTGTCCTACAGACGTTCTGGAGATGGTTCCCTGGGATGGCTGTAAGGCAGGTCAGATTGCGTCTTCTCCGAGAACGGAAGATTGTGTTGGTTGTAAGCGTTGCGAAACAGCTTGCCCAACCGACTTCTTAAGCATTCGTGTTTATCTGGGAGCGGAAACAACTCGCAGCATGGGTCTGGCTTACTAG
- a CDS encoding hypothetical protein (IMG reference gene:2510095456), with product MATATVLKFMQKTAEDEALRQQLEKLLGVGDGNISSEADLDPAESEALKGERAPVVAEFAAMNGYDFSVDELVTVVDAFQKHQSGELTDDAFAALLGIPATVGAGGQDVAGIKKLKNWFLKTYLGVQ from the coding sequence ATGGCGACTGCAACAGTTCTCAAGTTCATGCAGAAAACCGCGGAAGATGAAGCTCTGCGTCAGCAGCTTGAAAAGTTGTTAGGGGTTGGAGATGGAAACATTAGCAGTGAGGCAGACTTAGATCCAGCCGAGTCTGAAGCGCTGAAAGGAGAACGCGCACCTGTGGTAGCAGAGTTCGCGGCAATGAATGGCTACGATTTCTCGGTAGATGAATTGGTAACAGTTGTGGATGCGTTTCAGAAGCATCAATCAGGTGAACTAACCGATGATGCATTTGCTGCCTTACTGGGAATTCCTGCAACTGTTGGCGCGGGTGGGCAGGATGTTGCTGGTATTAAGAAGTTGAAAAACTGGTTCCTCAAAACCTATCTGGGAGTTCAGTAA
- a CDS encoding heterodisulfide reductase, subunit B (IMG reference gene:2510095457~PFAM: Cysteine-rich domain), with product MMKGELQKANGCSLESMSNSSLKYAYYPGCVAQGACRELHQSTQALSQALGIELIELKKASCCGSGTFKEDSQLLEDTVNARNIALAEALNLPLLTHCSTCQGVIGHVDERLKHAQTHNPAYFEQVNNLLCQEGCSPYKGSTEVKHILWALIADYGLEALQEKVNRKLVGLKCAAFYGCYLLRAQDHIPFDDPYNPQSMENVFRVVGATPIYYRGRTQCCGWPLSSYATDQAFKMAGMHIQAAIAAGADCIVTPCPLCHLNLDSRQPEVEAVIGQKLGLPILHLPQLISLALGISPKKLGLDRHVVSTRPVLERLGY from the coding sequence ATGATGAAGGGTGAACTACAAAAGGCGAATGGCTGTTCCCTTGAGTCTATGTCAAATTCATCACTAAAATATGCCTACTATCCTGGATGCGTAGCTCAAGGAGCGTGTCGGGAACTGCATCAAAGTACTCAAGCCTTGAGTCAGGCGCTGGGAATTGAGTTGATTGAACTGAAAAAAGCTTCTTGTTGTGGGTCTGGCACCTTCAAGGAAGATTCTCAGTTGCTAGAAGATACGGTGAATGCCCGTAACATTGCGCTGGCTGAGGCACTCAACTTACCATTGTTGACTCATTGCAGTACCTGCCAGGGGGTGATTGGTCACGTAGATGAACGCTTGAAGCACGCGCAGACTCATAATCCTGCTTATTTTGAGCAAGTGAATAATCTACTATGCCAGGAAGGCTGTTCCCCATACAAAGGCTCTACCGAGGTTAAGCACATTCTCTGGGCATTGATTGCAGATTATGGACTGGAAGCTCTCCAGGAAAAGGTTAACCGCAAATTAGTAGGGCTGAAGTGTGCGGCGTTTTATGGCTGCTATTTACTCCGTGCCCAAGACCATATCCCCTTTGATGATCCGTACAATCCCCAATCAATGGAGAATGTATTTCGAGTCGTTGGAGCCACACCTATTTACTATCGGGGACGTACGCAATGCTGTGGTTGGCCTCTTTCCAGCTATGCCACAGACCAGGCATTTAAGATGGCTGGGATGCACATTCAAGCAGCGATCGCGGCTGGAGCTGATTGCATCGTTACCCCCTGCCCCCTATGCCATTTGAACCTGGATTCGCGCCAACCTGAAGTTGAAGCAGTGATTGGGCAAAAGCTAGGGTTACCGATTCTGCACTTGCCTCAACTGATCTCGCTAGCGCTAGGGATTTCTCCAAAGAAACTGGGTTTAGATCGCCATGTTGTATCTACTCGCCCAGTTCTAGAAAGGTTAGGCTACTAA
- a CDS encoding acyl carrier protein (IMG reference gene:2510095458~PFAM: Phosphopantetheine attachment site~TIGRFAM: acyl carrier protein) translates to MSEKEILDKVQKIVAEQLGVDASEVTPQASFANDLGADSLDTVELVMALEEEFDIEIPDEAAEEIATVQAAVDYISNKVTASA, encoded by the coding sequence ATGAGCGAAAAAGAAATTTTGGATAAAGTTCAGAAAATTGTGGCTGAACAACTAGGAGTCGATGCAAGTGAGGTGACTCCGCAAGCCAGCTTTGCCAATGATCTGGGAGCAGATTCCCTGGATACGGTTGAACTTGTAATGGCGCTGGAAGAGGAATTTGATATCGAAATTCCAGACGAAGCAGCAGAAGAAATTGCCACAGTGCAAGCCGCCGTTGACTACATCAGCAACAAGGTAACTGCCTCTGCTTAG
- a CDS encoding beta-ketoacyl-acyl-carrier-protein synthase II (IMG reference gene:2510095459~PFAM: Beta-ketoacyl synthase, N-terminal domain; Beta-ketoacyl synthase, C-terminal domain~TIGRFAM: beta-ketoacyl-acyl-carrier-protein synthase II), translating into MANVERKRVVVTGLGAITPIGNTPVDYWDGLISGRNGIGPITLFDASRHDCRFAGEVKGFDPLLYVDRKEAKRMDRFAQFAVAASKQAIADAQFVINDLNAEQVGVLIGTGIGGLKVLEDQQEIYLTKGPDRCSPFMIPMMIANMAAGLTAIHLGAKGPNSCSVTACAAGSNAIGDAFRLVQNGYAQAMICGGTEAAVTPLSIAGFAACKALSTRNDDPIHASRPFDKDRDGFVLGEGSGILVLEELEHALARGARIYAEIVGYGMTCDAYHITGQTPGGVDAARAMSLALKDAGIAPEQVSYINAHGTSTPINDPTETAAIKKALGDHAYKVAVSSTKSMTGHLLGGAGGIEAVATVMAIVNNRVPPTINLETPDSECDLDYVPHQSRELNVQVALSNSFGFGGHNVTLAFKKFVQ; encoded by the coding sequence ATGGCAAACGTTGAACGTAAGCGGGTCGTTGTCACCGGACTAGGCGCGATCACACCCATTGGAAATACCCCAGTAGACTACTGGGACGGATTAATAAGTGGGCGAAATGGGATTGGTCCGATTACCTTGTTTGATGCCTCTCGTCACGACTGCCGCTTTGCTGGTGAAGTCAAGGGGTTTGATCCGTTGCTTTACGTTGATCGCAAAGAGGCAAAACGCATGGATCGCTTTGCTCAATTTGCAGTTGCAGCCAGTAAGCAAGCCATTGCTGACGCTCAGTTTGTCATCAATGATCTGAATGCAGAACAAGTTGGCGTGTTGATCGGTACAGGAATCGGCGGGTTGAAAGTGCTGGAAGACCAGCAGGAAATTTACCTCACTAAAGGGCCTGATCGCTGTAGCCCCTTTATGATCCCCATGATGATTGCCAACATGGCAGCGGGCTTGACTGCCATCCACCTGGGAGCAAAAGGTCCCAATTCCTGTTCGGTGACTGCCTGTGCGGCTGGCTCCAATGCGATTGGGGATGCATTTCGTCTGGTTCAGAACGGCTACGCCCAAGCCATGATTTGTGGCGGTACAGAAGCTGCTGTTACACCATTGTCCATTGCTGGGTTTGCTGCCTGCAAGGCATTGTCTACCCGCAATGACGACCCAATTCACGCGAGTCGTCCGTTCGATAAGGATCGAGATGGCTTCGTCCTGGGCGAAGGTTCAGGCATTTTGGTGCTTGAAGAACTAGAACATGCCCTGGCAAGAGGGGCACGGATTTATGCCGAAATTGTTGGCTATGGCATGACCTGCGATGCCTATCACATCACAGGGCAAACTCCAGGTGGAGTAGATGCAGCTAGAGCAATGTCTCTGGCTCTCAAGGACGCCGGAATTGCCCCTGAACAGGTGAGCTATATCAACGCTCATGGCACCAGTACGCCCATTAATGACCCGACTGAAACGGCTGCGATTAAAAAAGCGTTGGGAGACCATGCCTATAAGGTTGCAGTCAGTTCTACCAAGTCGATGACAGGTCACTTACTGGGAGGTGCTGGCGGGATTGAAGCGGTTGCGACAGTAATGGCAATTGTAAATAATCGTGTGCCGCCTACTATCAATCTGGAAACACCCGATTCAGAATGCGATCTCGACTATGTGCCACATCAAAGTCGCGAGTTGAACGTACAGGTTGCACTTTCCAATTCATTTGGATTTGGTGGGCACAACGTTACTTTGGCGTTCAAGAAATTTGTGCAGTAG
- a CDS encoding transketolase (IMG reference gene:2510095460~PFAM: Transketolase, thiamine diphosphate binding domain; Transketolase, C-terminal domain; Transketolase, pyrimidine binding domain~TIGRFAM: transketolase, bacterial and yeast) — protein MAVATQTLQDLCINSIRFLAIDAVEKAKSGHPGLPMGAAPMAFVLWDQFMRFNPKNPKWYNRDRFVLSAGHGCMLQYALMYLTGYDSVTLDDIKQFRQWGSKTPGHPENFETAGVEVTTGPLGQGIANAVGLAMAEAHMAATFNKPDVTLVDHYTYVILGDGCNMEGVSGEACSLAGHLGLGKLIALYDDNHISIDGSTDIAFTEDVAKRFEAYGWHVQHVPDGNTDLEAIAKAIAEAKAVTNKPSLIKITTTIGYGSPNKANTAGVHGAALGEDEIKLTRENLGWQYAPFTIPDDALNHMRKAVERGASLEAEWQETWAQYKTKYTKEAAEFERLINGKLPDGWDKVLPTYTPADKAVASRKHSEICLNALAPVLPELFGGSADLTHSNLTELKGFGDFQAGHYQNRNVRFGVREHGMGAICNGIALHGSGLIPYGATFLVFTDYMRGAIRLSALAQCGVIWVMTHDSIALGEDGPTHQPVETIASLRAIPNLTVLRPADGTETSGAYKVAILNAKENRPTLLALSRQNLPNLSGSSIDGVAKGAYAVIDCDGTPDLILIGTGSEVGLCVKAAEQLTGEGKKVRVVSMPSWELFEAQDTAYKESVLPKAVKKRLAVEAGISMGWCKFVGEEGDVVSIDRFGASAPGGTCLEKFGFTVDNVVTKAKALLG, from the coding sequence ATGGCTGTTGCAACTCAAACCCTTCAAGACCTTTGCATTAACTCGATCCGTTTTCTTGCAATTGATGCTGTAGAAAAGGCGAAGTCTGGTCACCCAGGACTCCCGATGGGTGCTGCTCCAATGGCATTTGTCCTATGGGATCAGTTTATGCGATTTAATCCCAAAAATCCGAAGTGGTACAACCGCGATCGCTTCGTGCTGTCGGCTGGTCATGGCTGTATGTTGCAATATGCCCTGATGTATCTCACAGGCTATGACAGTGTGACATTGGATGATATCAAACAGTTCCGCCAATGGGGATCGAAAACCCCTGGACACCCTGAAAACTTTGAGACGGCTGGTGTTGAAGTCACCACAGGACCTCTAGGGCAGGGTATCGCCAATGCCGTAGGGTTAGCAATGGCCGAGGCACATATGGCAGCTACTTTCAACAAGCCCGATGTTACCCTGGTTGATCACTACACTTACGTCATCCTGGGCGATGGTTGCAATATGGAAGGGGTTTCCGGTGAAGCCTGTTCGCTGGCAGGGCACTTGGGACTGGGCAAACTGATTGCGCTCTATGACGATAACCACATTTCCATCGATGGTTCTACGGATATTGCCTTTACAGAAGATGTTGCCAAGCGCTTTGAAGCCTATGGTTGGCACGTTCAGCATGTTCCCGATGGTAATACTGATCTAGAAGCAATTGCGAAAGCGATCGCAGAAGCAAAAGCCGTCACCAATAAACCCTCTTTAATTAAGATCACCACCACGATTGGTTATGGTTCTCCTAACAAAGCCAACACTGCAGGGGTGCACGGTGCCGCTTTAGGCGAGGATGAAATCAAACTCACCCGTGAAAACTTAGGCTGGCAGTACGCCCCCTTCACAATTCCTGATGATGCACTGAACCATATGCGCAAAGCCGTAGAGCGAGGTGCCAGCCTGGAAGCAGAGTGGCAAGAAACCTGGGCACAATACAAAACCAAGTACACCAAAGAAGCGGCTGAATTTGAGCGGTTGATCAATGGCAAGTTGCCGGATGGATGGGATAAGGTTCTCCCTACCTATACCCCCGCAGACAAAGCAGTTGCTAGCCGTAAGCATTCCGAAATTTGCCTCAATGCGCTAGCACCAGTTCTGCCTGAACTGTTTGGTGGATCCGCTGACCTGACTCACTCTAATCTGACTGAATTGAAAGGCTTCGGTGATTTTCAGGCTGGACACTATCAAAATCGCAACGTTCGGTTCGGTGTGCGGGAACATGGCATGGGAGCGATTTGTAATGGGATTGCCCTGCATGGCTCCGGGTTAATTCCCTACGGTGCAACCTTCCTGGTCTTTACCGATTACATGCGCGGTGCAATTCGCCTGTCTGCACTGGCTCAATGTGGTGTCATCTGGGTGATGACTCACGACTCGATTGCTCTAGGCGAAGATGGACCCACGCACCAGCCCGTAGAAACCATCGCATCTCTGCGAGCAATCCCCAATTTAACGGTGTTGCGTCCGGCAGATGGCACAGAAACCTCCGGTGCTTACAAAGTTGCGATTTTGAATGCAAAGGAAAATCGTCCAACCCTGCTGGCACTCTCGCGCCAAAACTTGCCAAACCTGTCAGGTAGCTCCATCGATGGCGTGGCAAAAGGTGCTTATGCGGTGATTGACTGCGACGGCACACCTGACCTGATCCTGATTGGCACAGGGTCGGAAGTAGGGCTGTGCGTCAAAGCTGCTGAACAACTGACTGGCGAAGGCAAGAAAGTCCGCGTGGTTTCCATGCCATCCTGGGAATTGTTTGAAGCTCAGGATACTGCTTACAAGGAATCTGTTCTGCCTAAAGCTGTGAAGAAGCGGCTGGCAGTAGAGGCTGGTATCAGCATGGGTTGGTGCAAATTTGTTGGCGAGGAAGGAGATGTTGTCTCCATTGATCGCTTTGGGGCATCGGCTCCGGGTGGCACCTGTCTGGAAAAGTTTGGCTTCACGGTTGATAACGTGGTTACCAAAGCTAAAGCACTGCTTGGTTAA
- a CDS encoding ABC-type branched-chain amino acid transport system, permease component (IMG reference gene:2510095461~PFAM: Branched-chain amino acid transport system / permease component), with translation MSDAFSLSNLLSPGYIVSLIIFTATYALFSLGLNLQWGFTGLLNFGHVAFMTVGAYTTVLLSLQGVPLWIATLIGAVLAALLGLTLGATTLRLREDYLAIVTIGASEVIRLIALNEEWLTRGALGVPISNQYLPLGALTRPNLLSRIGMVLWWTGLFALAGWQLWKWIQRRSDRSNQGFEKPAIPTNKLIWGSVTAALGAFLYVIGAIAILDYAQYGYKVGLMLLLVTVLTFVYWRLEVAVNAPWGRVLKSIREDEEVARALGKNVFWYKLQSLMLGGAIAGIAGAFYAWNLTFINPDGFIPLITFQAWIIVVLGGSGNNAGTLLGAMIYWMYFTVTRFALPAIVPLDDARLGALRIMVIGLLLIILMMARPQGILGKKEELTLGR, from the coding sequence ATGTCCGACGCTTTTTCCCTGTCAAACCTCCTATCTCCTGGTTATATCGTTAGCCTGATTATTTTCACAGCGACCTATGCCCTGTTTAGTCTGGGACTGAACCTACAGTGGGGATTTACTGGCTTGCTCAACTTTGGGCACGTCGCGTTTATGACCGTAGGAGCCTACACGACAGTTTTGTTGAGTCTTCAAGGAGTTCCACTTTGGATCGCCACGTTGATAGGGGCAGTCCTGGCCGCATTGCTGGGGTTGACATTGGGAGCCACAACTTTGCGGTTGCGAGAAGATTATTTGGCAATTGTTACCATTGGGGCATCTGAAGTAATTCGGCTGATTGCTTTGAACGAAGAATGGCTAACCCGAGGAGCCTTGGGCGTTCCCATCTCCAATCAATATTTGCCATTAGGAGCTTTAACCCGACCCAATTTGTTGAGCCGCATTGGCATGGTGCTCTGGTGGACAGGCTTGTTTGCTCTGGCGGGGTGGCAACTCTGGAAGTGGATACAACGACGCAGCGATCGCTCCAATCAAGGCTTTGAAAAGCCAGCTATTCCAACAAATAAATTGATCTGGGGAAGTGTGACGGCTGCACTTGGGGCTTTTTTGTATGTTATCGGAGCGATCGCGATTTTGGATTATGCCCAGTATGGCTACAAAGTGGGCTTGATGTTGCTGCTTGTTACAGTGCTAACATTTGTTTACTGGCGTCTGGAAGTCGCAGTCAATGCGCCCTGGGGACGGGTGCTAAAGTCCATCCGAGAAGACGAAGAAGTCGCAAGAGCACTGGGCAAAAACGTCTTCTGGTACAAGCTGCAATCATTGATGCTGGGTGGTGCGATCGCGGGTATTGCAGGTGCCTTTTATGCCTGGAACCTGACCTTTATCAATCCTGACGGGTTTATCCCACTGATTACCTTCCAAGCCTGGATTATTGTCGTGCTGGGTGGTTCCGGCAACAATGCGGGGACATTGCTAGGAGCCATGATTTACTGGATGTATTTCACTGTGACTCGGTTTGCCTTGCCAGCGATCGTCCCACTGGATGATGCCCGTCTCGGTGCATTACGAATTATGGTCATTGGCTTGCTGCTAATAATTCTGATGATGGCTCGTCCACAAGGCATCTTAGGCAAAAAGGAGGAACTGACTCTTGGTCGATGA
- a CDS encoding ABC-type branched-chain amino acid transport system, ATPase component (IMG reference gene:2510095462~PFAM: ABC transporter; Branched-chain amino acid ATP-binding cassette transporter), with amino-acid sequence MVDEPLNSPDFSAEKLEAMQPSNLEEVLVEVEDVAPSPSLELPLLAATNLVKNFGGIKAVDNASIEVAKGSITGLVGPNGAGKTTLFNLLSNFIRPDSGRVLFDGEPVHHLQPHVIARMGMVRTFQVARALSRLSVIENLLLAAQKQTGEKFWNTWIRHREIATEEKQNREKAIAILESVGLAHMAHEYAGALSGGQRKLLEMGRALMTDPKLILLDEPAAGVNPTLINQICDRVQQWNRNGMTFLIIEHNMDVIMSLCDRVWVLAEGRNLAVGTPAEIQANPDVLEAYLGQ; translated from the coding sequence TTGGTCGATGAACCGTTAAACTCCCCTGACTTTTCGGCAGAAAAACTTGAAGCCATGCAGCCATCCAACCTGGAGGAAGTACTAGTAGAGGTTGAAGATGTTGCGCCTTCTCCATCATTGGAGTTGCCCCTGCTTGCCGCTACTAACCTAGTGAAAAATTTTGGCGGAATTAAGGCAGTTGACAATGCTTCGATTGAAGTAGCAAAGGGCAGCATTACTGGTCTAGTGGGACCCAATGGAGCTGGAAAAACCACACTATTTAATCTATTGTCAAATTTTATTCGTCCGGATAGTGGACGTGTATTGTTTGATGGAGAACCTGTGCATCACTTGCAACCCCATGTCATCGCCAGAATGGGAATGGTCAGAACTTTTCAAGTAGCACGGGCATTGTCTCGCTTGTCAGTCATAGAGAACTTGCTGCTGGCTGCGCAAAAGCAAACTGGCGAAAAATTTTGGAATACCTGGATTCGTCATAGGGAGATTGCCACCGAAGAAAAGCAAAATCGGGAAAAGGCGATTGCCATTCTAGAATCTGTTGGGCTGGCACACATGGCACATGAGTATGCCGGAGCTTTATCGGGAGGGCAGCGCAAACTGTTAGAAATGGGGCGTGCCCTGATGACTGATCCCAAACTGATCTTGCTGGATGAACCTGCTGCTGGAGTGAATCCAACGCTGATTAACCAAATTTGCGATCGTGTTCAGCAATGGAATCGTAATGGTATGACCTTTTTGATCATTGAGCACAACATGGACGTGATTATGTCCTTGTGCGATCGCGTCTGGGTTTTAGCAGAAGGTCGCAACCTTGCCGTTGGCACTCCCGCTGAAATCCAAGCTAATCCAGACGTGCTAGAAGCGTATTTGGGACAGTAA
- a CDS encoding hypothetical protein (IMG reference gene:2510095463), whose translation MQNRKNQPRSNWSKFANRINLSVMSVAFAMSAVAMNMLPAQAEPQKPSSQSSNTLSLPDGVYLYGQSTKPDEIGKGYFVFESKRGQVVGALYMPHSSFDCAEGAFKDNQLALTVTNSYDRATNPFEIALDRNATVASSNDPTLKVGLQGFHKLATVTENDQRMLNTCKADLQGHAKAAK comes from the coding sequence ATGCAAAACCGAAAGAATCAGCCCCGTTCTAACTGGTCTAAATTTGCAAATCGGATTAACCTTTCAGTTATGAGTGTTGCATTCGCAATGAGCGCTGTGGCGATGAATATGCTACCTGCCCAGGCGGAGCCTCAGAAGCCATCTTCTCAATCGTCCAATACTCTTAGCCTGCCTGATGGTGTGTATCTGTATGGGCAATCCACTAAGCCTGATGAGATTGGTAAAGGATATTTTGTATTTGAGTCCAAACGTGGTCAGGTTGTTGGTGCGTTATATATGCCGCATTCCTCTTTCGACTGTGCAGAAGGTGCGTTTAAGGATAATCAACTTGCATTGACTGTGACCAATAGTTATGATCGCGCGACCAATCCATTTGAAATTGCCCTTGATCGCAATGCAACGGTTGCATCCAGCAATGATCCAACTCTGAAGGTGGGTCTGCAAGGTTTCCACAAGCTAGCAACGGTTACTGAAAACGACCAACGCATGTTGAACACCTGCAAGGCAGATTTGCAAGGACATGCGAAAGCAGCGAAGTAG